Proteins encoded together in one Bacilli bacterium window:
- a CDS encoding glycoside hydrolase family 88 protein, producing MNAMKQPLTPIQWAEKACEAIMAKFEPELLPPNRFHYHQGVFLSGMEKCWRATGNKRYFDYIKRWVDSQVLADGSIKHFNSDELDDIQPGVLLFNLYEQTGDERYKKALYTLVPLLKSWPTNPSGGFWHKGRCPNQMWLDGLYMAGPIAVQFGRTFGESEYFDMMTFQALLMAKHTKDPVTGLLYHGWDETKAAAWADPATGLAPEFWGRAIGWYPVALLEMFDYLPADHKDKPALVHILQDLLVALTKYQDAATGLWYQVVDKGDRPDNWLESSCTALYVHAIAKAVRMGFLDSGYLPYAWKGYQGIIDMLKFDENGRVIIGNICIGTGIGDYAHYIARPTSENDLHGVGAFILMCAEMSRAQSAAN from the coding sequence ATGAATGCAATGAAACAACCTCTTACGCCTATTCAATGGGCTGAAAAAGCATGTGAGGCCATCATGGCAAAATTTGAGCCGGAATTGTTACCGCCAAACCGTTTCCACTATCACCAGGGCGTTTTTCTGTCCGGTATGGAGAAATGCTGGCGGGCAACCGGGAATAAACGCTATTTCGACTATATCAAAAGATGGGTGGACAGCCAGGTTCTTGCGGATGGCAGCATTAAACACTTCAACTCCGATGAATTGGACGATATCCAACCCGGTGTACTCCTCTTCAATCTGTACGAGCAAACGGGGGACGAACGATATAAGAAAGCTCTTTATACGCTCGTTCCGCTGTTAAAGTCATGGCCGACCAACCCATCTGGCGGATTTTGGCACAAGGGGCGTTGCCCGAATCAAATGTGGCTGGACGGGTTGTATATGGCTGGGCCGATCGCCGTCCAGTTTGGCCGGACATTCGGCGAAAGCGAATATTTCGACATGATGACTTTTCAAGCGCTCTTGATGGCCAAACACACGAAGGATCCCGTTACGGGCTTGCTGTACCACGGTTGGGATGAAACAAAAGCCGCGGCTTGGGCGGACCCTGCAACCGGCTTGGCCCCCGAGTTCTGGGGCCGCGCCATCGGATGGTATCCGGTTGCACTGCTGGAAATGTTTGATTATCTGCCCGCTGACCATAAAGATAAACCGGCGTTGGTTCATATCCTGCAGGACCTTCTCGTTGCCTTGACGAAATACCAGGATGCCGCCACAGGCTTATGGTACCAAGTCGTTGACAAGGGTGATCGTCCCGATAATTGGTTGGAAAGCTCCTGCACGGCGTTATACGTTCATGCGATTGCCAAAGCCGTGCGCATGGGCTTCCTGGATTCCGGATATCTACCATATGCCTGGAAGGGCTATCAAGGGATAATTGATATGCTGAAGTTCGATGAGAACGGCCGCGTGATCATCGGGAATATTTGCATCGGCACCGGTATCGGCGACTATGCGCACTATATCGCCCGGCCCACGAGCGAGAACGACTTGCACGGCGTCGGCGCGTTCATTCTCATGTGCGCAGAAATGAGCCGAGCGCAAAGTGCGGCGAACTAG